Within the Dolichospermum compactum NIES-806 genome, the region GGGGGTTATCTCCTCTTTTGTTGAGACTGGTAAGTTGTAACATATAACAATTACAAAAAATTATTTATAAACAAATAATTGCTAACAAAGTACCTTTATCTTCTTCTTTGCGTCTTTGCGTCTTTGCTCCTTTGCGCGAAATAAAAACCCCAATAAACTAACAACTACTCCCCCTATTTATACATAATGAATAACCCCCACCAACAACTACTCCAACAAATAGACCTCATGCTTCGCGCCCGCTATCCCCTACTATATATAGTCGGAGTCGAAGAAGAACCAATAGAACAAGTCCTGCAACAACTCACCCAAATATCCCAGACACCACGACAACTATTATTATGGGATATCGTCACCGGTTGGGATGACAACGGAACTGATAAAGGTTCAGTCATGGGTGCATTATCAAGAATTACCAAAACCTCAGAAAATACAACCACAATTTTTGTATTGCGAGACATACATTTTATCCTCAAAAACTCTGAAACAGAAAAAAATGCTCCCGTAATTCGGGCTATCAAAAACCTCACCCGTCAACTGAAACGCACACGCCAAACCCTCATCCTCACTAGTCATATATTAACCATTCCTCCAGAATTACAAGAAGAAGTTACAGTTATTGATTTTCCCTTACCCAACATCGAAGAAATTGATTATTTAATTCAGCAATTAATAGTCCCGGAAAAACTTAACTTAAATGGACTAGGAAAAGAACAATTAATCAAAGCCTGTCAAGGATTAAGTCGCGCCAGAATTAGAAGAGTTTTAGCCGCTGCTTTAGCAGCCAAAGGACAAGTTAACGAAACAGATATTGATAGAGTTTTAGAAGAGAAAAAACAAGCAGTTAAACAAACCGGAATTTTAGAATTTTACACGGCCAATGAATCATTAAAAAACGTCGGTGGCTTGGAAAATCTCAAACAGTGGGTGCGAATGCGTCAAGATGCTTTTACCGAAGAAGCAAGACGTTATGGAATACCCAACCCGAAGGGAGTTTTATTAGTAGGAATCCAAGGCACAGGAAAATCATTATCAGCCAAAACTATCGCCCACGAATGGCGTTTACCATTGTTACGTTTGGATGTGGGCAGATTATTTGGGGGTATAGTGGGAGAAAGTGAAAGTCGCATTCGGCAAATGATACAATTAGCAGAAGCAATATCACCCTGTGTATTATGGATGGATGAAGTAGATAAAGCATTTGGTAATATTAATAGTGGTACAGATGGTGACTCTGGAACATCGCGCCGGGTATTTGGTACACTCATTACCTGGATGCAAGAAAAAACTAGTCCGGTGTTTATGGTGGCTACTGCTAATAATGTGCAAATATTACCAGCCGAGTTATTAAGAAAAGGGCGATTTGATGAAATATTCTTTTTAAATTTACCTACGGAAAAAGAACGCCATGATATTTTTAAAGTTCACTTGCAAAAAATCCGTCCTTCCCGACTGCGAGAATTTGATTTACAGAAACTTGCAAGTCATAGCGAAAATTTTAGCGGTGCGGAAATTCAACAGGTAATTATTGATGGTATGCACCGCGCTTTTGGTAGTTTAGTCGCTGGTAATAGGAGGGATTTTAGCACGGAAGATATTTTAGCGGCGGTATCGGAAACTGTTCCTTTGGCGGCTATTGCTAAGGAACAAATTACGAGTTTAAAACGCTGGGCTGCGGAAGCTGGCGCAAGAACGGCTTCTATTGATACGCTGTTAATTGAGGAGTTGAAGGTTTATTCTCAGCAGCAGGGTTTGGGTCCTTTGGAGGTGGATTAATAATTCGTAATTCGTAATTCGTAATTCGTAATTCGTAATTCGTAATTCGTAATTCGTAATTCGTAATTCGTAATTCGTAATTCGTAATTCGTAATTCGTAATTTGGAATTGATAAGAATTAAAATAAACCACGAAGGGAAACTGTAGGGTGCGTCAGATATCAAAAATTTGTTTATTTATGTTATTATTCTGTCTGACGCACCCTACTAATTTATTATAAGCCTCTCTCCTATTAGGGGATAGGTTTGGAGAGGGGTTAAAAATACATAAGGAGTTGATTTTTTATGTCTCATTTTACAACTATTAAGGTGCAAATTAAACAGGGTGAAGTTTTGCTTGACGTTTTGCAAGAGTTGGGTTATCAAGTTGAACAAAATACTAATGTACGCGGTTACATGGGTGATAAAACTAATGCTGAATATGTGATTAAGCAATCTAATGGTTATGATTTAGGTTTTCGTAAAAATGGAGAAAGTTATGAGTTAGTGGCAGATTTTTGGGGTGCGAAAATTAATCAGCAGGAGTTTATTAATAATATTAGTCAAAAATACGCTCATAAAACTTTGATGGAAACAATTCAAACTGAGGGTTTTAATGTGGAGGAAGAGGAGGTTTTAGCAGATGGTACGGTGCGGGTTTTAGTTGGTAGATGGGTTTAAATAAGCATAAATAAGATCCCGGACTTCTTACTTTATTTAATCATTGATTGATAAGATATTAAAAAGAAGTCGGGGATCTAAGGACAAAAGGAAAAATTATTATGGCTGAATATCAAAAGATTGAATATCGCATTGGGAAAGATGGTAAAATTGTGGAACGGGTTTTAAATGTCACTGGTTCTAGTTGTGTGGAAACTACAAAAGGCTTAGAAAAATCTTTGGGACAAATAGAATCTCAGGAATTATTACCCGAATATTACGAACGAGAAGAGAATATTAACATTGCTGAAAGTCAATCTTTAAAACAACAATAAACTAGATCCCCGACTTCTTTAAGAAGTCGGGGATCTGAATACCACATAAATAATATGCTAGAACAAATTAATAATATTGCTTTTGCTGTAATTCTCGTAATCATCGTTTATATTATTCTGCGGATATTATTCCCAGAAACTAATGAAAATAAATCAATTAATAATCAATCTGCTATTTCTCCAGATACAGAACAGAAGATTAAAGATTTAGAGGTTCAATGTCAACGACTGCGCGAAGAACTAAAACAACAATCTCAACAATTACAAAGCGATTTTCAAAATGAAACTTTTACCCAATTACAAACTTTACTCAGCAACTATCCCACAGTCAAAAAAATGGCTTTAGCTAAACCTGAATTACCTGCTAAAAACCTAGTCTCTCTATTTACATCTTTAGATAATTTAATTACCAGTTGGGGTTATACTGTGATTGGTGAAACTTGGGAACAGGTTAATTATAATCCTCAATTACATCAAGCTGATAGCGATGATATTCAAGAAGGGGAATTAGTATATATTCGTTTTATTGGTTATCAAGATGGTGATAAAGTTCTGTATCCTGCTAAAGTTAGTCGCACTCTTCCTAGTGGATATAATCAATCTTAAATTATTATACAATTTTGTGGGGTGGGCATCTTGCCCGCCTAATCATAATAGCAGGCAAGATGCCTGCACCACAAGACAAAAACAATATAATTAATAAATTATGACAACTATAGCAATTGATTTTGGTACAAGTAATACTGTAATTAGTATTTTAGAACCTGATACTCAACAACCTAAAAGTTTACGTTTTCCTAATTTATCCCGTGTATTTGTTGGTGTGACTCCTCAAGGTGAAAGATTAGAATATCCAGTTATTCCTAGTGTAGTATTTATTAAATCGGGTAATAATATCATATTAGGTGAAGGTGTTCGTAGTCAAAGATTAGGACTTTCTCAAACTTATCCTCCTGAACGGTTATTTAAAAAGTTTAAACGTGATTTAGCTGGAGATTATCAACCACCAGCAATCCAAATTGATGGTATACATTATCATGCTGTCTCTATTTCTGAGTTATTTATCCAAACTATTTGGACAGAAATACAAAAGCAAAATATCCACCCTAGTCATTTAATTTTTACTGTTCCCGTTGGTGCTTTTGAACGTTATTTAGATTGGTTTCGAGATTTAGGAAAAAAGTTAAATGTTCCTCAAGTTTCCATTGTTGATGAATCTACTGCTGCGGCTTTAGGATATGCTATAAAACACCCTGGTAAGTTAATTTTAGTAGTAGATTTTGGTGGGGGAACTCTTGATTTAAGTTTAGTTAAAACTGTAACTAATGCTGATGAAAATAACAGTTTACGTGCTGAGGTTTTAGCTAAGTCGGAAGCCTATGTAGGTGGGGAAGATATTGATGTTTGGATAGTTGATGATTATTTACGTTCTCAAAATCTAACACCAGAACAAGTAGGAAAAATTGGTTATCAGAATTTATTAGAAATTGCTGAACGGTTAAAGATTCAATTATCAAAAAATCAATCTGTCGCTGAAAGTTGGTTTGATGATGAATCTTTTATGTCTTATGAATTAAAAATTAATCGTGAAAAATTAGAGGAAATTTTAGAATATAGACAGTTTTTACAACAGTTACGAAATACCTTAGATGAGGTTTTAGCTTCTGCTTTACGAAAGGGTATTAGTAAAAATGATATTGAACAGGTTTTATTGGTCGGAGGAAGTTGTTTAATTCCCGCAGTTCAACAATTAATTATTTCCTACTTTGGTAAAGCTAAGGTAAAACTAAATAAACCTTTTGATGCTGTCTCTCATGGTGCATTAGCAATAACACAAATTACCGAAATAGATGATTTTTTACGTCATAGTTACGCAATTCGTTTATGGGAAAGTTATAGCAGAAGTTATATTTATCATCCTATATTTACTAAAGGTACAAAATATCCTTGTCAAAGTTCCCAATGGTTAACCTTACAAACAGCAAATAATGGACAAACAGAAATTCGTTTAGATATTGGTGAATTAGCTGATATGACACAAACGGAAATTGCGTTTGATGCTTGGGGAAGAATGACTTCTAGCACTCTTCAACATCAAGAAAGTTACCGTTCCCTAGATACTCAACATCAACAGGTATGTGTTGCTAAACTTAACCCACCAGGTGAAGCAGGTATTGATAGAATATCTGTGTTATTTGAGGTAGATTCTCGACGGACTTTATTAGCAACTGTGAAGGATTTATTGAGAGGAGAGATGTTAGTTGATAGGGGAGAAATTTATAAATTGAGCTAAAATTATATAGCCACTGTATCTATCAAACCCTGCAAAACTTGTTGTAAATCAGTCGTCAACTCAGCCGCAGATTGTCTAGCAGCAACCAGGGGAAACGCATCTAAATTATCTTGACAAAATATCATTTTAGTGAATCAAGATAGAAAAATATCTAACTTCATTCAAAAACTGATTAATTTCTTTATTAAAATTCTGAAAATTTAATAAATTCAGGGTAATTATTTATTCTTGATAAAAAACTTATTTTGTTCATTTCTATATATTAATATCTATATTTTTTGACATTAAACATCTAGATCCTATTGCAGAATCCACAGAAAATAAGCTATTTATATTGATAGTTGTCTATAGGTTCTGATTTTTATCAGATACATTCTAAAATCTTCTCTAAATATTCATCATCCCATCCTGCACAAACCTGCTTACTTTTAATTCCTAGTTTTTGACTTTTTTCTTTTCCTAAAAGATTAACTGCTATATGACGAAGAACTGCGAAATTTTGTGGTGCGTTATCCTTTCTTATCCGACAATCATCTTCTCTAAAAGCTACATCCAAAACCCAATGTAATGAGTTTTCTACACCCCAATGGCTGCGAACTGATTGTCCTAATAATTTGGCATTATTCGTCAAGCTACTAATATAATAACGGGTTTCAACCTGAGTTTTTCCATTGATTTTTTGTATATATTCTACCATTCCTACACTTTGAAGATTTAGCCATTTATTGTCTGGATCCACAAGTGTTGAATCCTGCAATAAAACTTTACAATCTTTGCGTTTTACCCATGCACAACTTGGACACAATCCTCAAAATCTTAACATTCAACACTTCTGCAAAAATGAATTATGGGGACACGATCTTTTAATACACAATAAACCTCAGCTAGAACGGATGATTTTATCTGTTAAACCATACAAATGTTGGGTTTCCTATTGTCAACCCAACCTACAAGATCGGCGATCGCACTAATGTTGACACTTGTAGGCATTCGTGTCACAATTATATTCGTATGACTTCATGAATACCACAGTAGAAAAGAAAACATGACTTTGAAAATGAGGACTACATTTTTTGCAACTTTAACTGCTATGGCTTTGACCTCAAATATTATCACTCCATATCAAGCTTGGGTGCAAGCTCAGACTGTGAAACCTGTGCCTAGTCCAGTACCAACGGACAATCCTTCCCCGTCGGTAACACCAGATCCCATTTCCCTGCCCAATCCCGTTGAAGTTACTATTCCTGACGGAACCGAGATTATCCTTTCCACACTTGATGAGCTTTCTAGTAAAACAGCAAGAACAGGAGATTTAGTTACCTTGCGGGTTGATGAAGATCTAATTATAGAAGGTAAAGCAGTAATAACAGCAGGAACGCGAGCTCGTGCTGAAATTGCTGAAGTACAAAAATCAGGATTATTTGGTCGAAGAGGAAAACTTACTCTCAAAATTTTGTCAACCTCAGCAGTAGACGGCACGAAGATATCATTGCTGGCAGGGCGAAATAGCGAAGGTGGTGGAAACGTAGGAGTCAGTATCGCTGTATTCGCCCTTGTCAGTCCACTTGGTTTTCTTATTAAAGGTAGTAATGCAATCATTCCTGTTGGTACAAAGATCCGAGCAATTATAGATGGTAGAACAAAAATTCGGATATCTCAATGATACTCCCAGCCAAGAAATAGGGCTTCGCCCCGCACCGCTATTTCTTGGTTTTATATGCCTATTTTTTTAGTGGGAAGGGAGTAGGTGTCATTAATTTTATTAATCATATCCCATAAAAGTAAAGTCATTTCGGCAAATCTTTCCACAGTTGGTTTTTCGCGGATATACATCCCAGGAACAGCCACAAAACTTTCAACCAATCTCATGTGCCACATCCGAAAATATGCTTCTTCAGCAACTCTATCTCCCAGACTTTTCTCAATGGGTGATAATAATTTAATATCCTTAAAATCTTCCCTAAAGATATAATTCCAACCGGCTTTACCCGTCTACATCTATCATTCCAATGACCCCTAGATGGCAAATCAAAATATTGTTAAGCAATAAATAAAGCAATATTCATCACAGATTGTAACCGATAAGCTAAAGCCTCATTTCTATCGGTAATTTCCCCATTAGTAATTTTTTCATCTGGCAATTTTTGATGATAAAATTTAGTATAAAATTGCTCCATTACCGATAATAAATGTTCTGCCAAACCCAATAATCGGGGATAAAGCGCAGCCAAATTAGCCTCAGTTTTCTCTGGATTCACAGATAAACCACTAACTGCTTCTAATTCAGTTAACAAATTTGCTATATTATCCCAAGGCTGATTAACATAACTATATTTAATGCCAATTGGTACAATTAAAACTTCCTCATCTCTTCCCGCTTTTTGCAAATCTTCCGCACACCAAAAACCCATCTGTGCGATACCCGGTTCTAAGGGACTAATAATCTCCGATAAACCATTTGTAGCACCTTCTGGCGCAGCAGCCATGGGAAACTGACCGTTGAGATACAAATCCCGCACCGAACGCAACCCAGTCCAGTCAGCTTTACCGCGTTGAATCGGAGTTCCCCCCAAATGGGAAATTACCCAACCAACTTGAGAACCAGCCCAGAGAGGAATACCCCGATCATAGATAAAATGGGCATGAAGGGGATATTGTAGCTGTGTACCCCCAACTCGTGCTACTTTAGGCAAGATTTGGGACAGTAAATAAGTTAAACAAAGAGGGTCTGCTGTTTGAGGATGACGAAACGCCAACATAAACCTGATTTTACCATCCTGAAACCGTTGATAGCAATCCGCCAAAACTTCAACATTGTCTGCTTCAATGTTGCTAATGGGTGTTTTCCAGCGAATCCAGTTAGGTAGAACTAAATGTATCATTTTTAACAATAAAGGGTTAAAAGCTGGCGGAATAAATTCTAAAGGTGGTTGTGCTTGATACATTAATTCTGACAAGCTAGTTATCTCCTCAAGTTAGATGGAAAAAGCATGGTTGGTGATAATTAAGCACATATTTATGAATGTTTCGCGCAAAGACGCAAAGGAGCAAAGACGCAAAGAAATAGATAAATTCATTTTGTGGTCTAGGTTGTAAGTCCTTACTACAAAACTTTTTTGACTACAAGGAAACATTTTAGACGCAACCGATTTGAAAAGTTAGTAAAGTAAAGGGAAAAAGAATGCGATTATCACAAATGTTATTTTTTACACTACGGGATGATCCGGCTGATGCGGAAATTCCTAGCCATAAATTGTTACTACGTGCAGGTTATATCCGCCGCATTGGTAGTGGGATTTATGCTTATCTTCCCCTAATGTGGCGGGTTTTGCAAAAAGTTTCCCAAATTGTTCGGGAAGAAATGAATGCTACCGGCGCACAAGAATGTTTATTACCGCAGTTACAACCTGCTGAATTATGGCAGGAGTCGGGACGCTGGGACACTTATACTAAGGCTGAGGGAATTATGTTTTCCTTGGTGGATAGAAGGGAACAACAATTAGGACTAGGACCAACTCATGAAGAAGTAATTACAACTGTTGCTCGTGATATGATTCGTTCCTATCGTCAATTACCTGTACATTTATATCAAATTCAAACTAAGTTTCGTGATGAAATTCGTCCCCGGTTTGGTTTAATGCGCGGACGAGAATTTATTATGAAAGATGGTTATTCTTTCCATGCTGATGAGGAAAGTTTGCAAAAAACTTACCAGGAAATGTACACTGCTTACAGTAATATGTTGCGGCGTTCTGGTTTGGCTTTTCGGGCTGTGGAAGCTGATTCTGGTGCCATTGGTGGTTCTGGTTCTACAGAGTTTATGGTGTTAGCAGAAGCGGGAGAAGATGAAGTTCTCTATACTGAAGATAGTAAATATGCAGCAAACGTAGAAAAAGCAGTTTCTTTACCAGCAGATGCGGAAATTTCACCTTTTACAACTTATGAAAAACGGGAAACTCCGGGAACAGAAACTATAGATAAAGTTTGTAATTTCTTGAAATGTTCTCCTACCCAAATTGTGAAAAACGTTTTATATCAAACTGTTTATGATAACGGTTTTACTGTTTTGGTATTAATAAATATTCGCTCAGATCAGGAAATTAATGAAGTTAAATTACAAAATGAATTGACTAAATTAGCTCCTCAATTTGGTGCTAAAACTATCCTCACTTTAACTGTACCAAATGCTGAAGCTCAAGCAACATGGCAAACAAAATCTTTGCCTTTGGGTTACATAGCACCTGATCTTAGTGATGATTATATTGCGGAAAGTAAACAGGTAAATTCTCAGTTTGTGCGGTTGGTGGATAAGACTGCTGTGGAGTTAAAAAACTTTGTCACTGGTGCAAATGAAGCTGGTTTTCACGTCGTTGGCGCAAATTGGGGTGAGCAATTTAAATTACCTGCACTAACCGTAGATATTCGTAAGGCAAAATTAGGCGATCGCTCCCTGCACGACCCAACCCAAACCCTACAAACAGCTAGAGGCATCGAAGCCGGTCATATCTTCCAACTGGGGACAAAATACTCCCAGGTGATGGGTGCAACTTATACCAACGAACAAGGGGAAGAGAAACCTTTAGTTATGGGTTGTTATGGTGTAGGTGTGTCACGTTTAGCACAATCAGCCGTAGAACAATCCTATGATAAAGATGGCATAATTTGGCCAGTGGCGATCGCCCCCTATCACGCCATCATCACCATTCCTAACATTAAAGATGCCCAACAAATCGCCGTTGCCGAAAAACTTTACACAGAACTCAACCAAGCAGGAATAGAAACCTTATTAGATGACAGAGATGAACGGGCAGGAGTAAAATTCAAAGATGCAGATTTAATCGGTATCCCCTTCAGAATCGTCACTGGCAGAGCCATTACAAATGGTAAAGTCGAAGTAGTCAAACGCGCAACCCGTGAATCTCAAGAAATTGCCATTGACGAAGTGATCAATACATTGCAACAATGGATTAAAGATGCAATAGCAAGTTAACTTTAACTATTGTCAAGTGGGTATTCTGAGACTAAATCAGTCGAAGTATTACCCTTCCTGCCCTCATGAGGTACAGATGCCGTAATTGGTCGTAGTCAGGGCTGTTGCTGGGAGTGTCCCTGCCAGTTGTAGGCTTTCCGTCAGTGCAGCGGCTAAAGAAGGTTGATTAACATCATCCACTGGTTCATCTTCTAAAACAAAATCTTCAGGCAAGAGTTCCCAGGTAATCTTGTGGGTCGAAGCAGTAACAACCATAACAACCACAAATAAGGGATCGATTATTAATTATAGTATTTTATAAATTCTTTTTTTGGGAAATTGTCCTTGAGAACTTGATTATAGCAATATGTAGGGGCGCAGGGACTGCGCCCTTTTTCCGAAATCAGGAGTAAAACTGAGAATTTAGTGCGTTTATTTGCTGCTATTTGATTTGCTTACCATATTTTACTCAATTCTAATTTAAAAATTTTTTCAAGAAACCATAGGATTTAGATAAAGAGAAAGGTAACTGACTTGTAAAGATCACTCTACAATTGGAATGGCAAGAGGCAAAACTGGCAATAAAAATTCATGTCCAAATCAAAAGCCAAGATTTGAAGCGGGGAATAACGTTTATAAACAGGATACTATCGCAAGGCGGAAGTCAAAAGTCAAAAGTCAAAAGTCAAAAGTCAAAAGTCAAAAGTCAAAAGCAATATTGAGCAAGCTTCTCGGCGATTAAAAATGGTTGCTTTATTTACGCGGTGCTGTACTACTTATCTTACAAATACTATTTCCATCCTCAATCCAGTAGGTTTTATATTATGAATAACCAACAAAGAACTAACGGCGTTTCTTCCGGTGTGATAGCAGCTATTTCCGCAGCAGTGGTGGTGGTTAGCGGTGGTATGGCTTGGTTTTCTGCTCAGACTCCCAATAATTCTACACCTGATAACTCTTCACAAACCATTAAACAGCCTATCAAGCAATCAACAACTCAACAAGGTAATGAACAGATTGCTAGTATATATTGGCTCAGATCCAAGGAAAATCACCTGGATTTAGTTCCCCAACCCTTTAAAGTTGCTGCTACCCAACCCAATCAAGTTTTAGAAGCAGCATTTAAAACTTTATTAGCAGGTCGAAGTGAAGGCAC harbors:
- a CDS encoding AAA family ATPase; this encodes MNNPHQQLLQQIDLMLRARYPLLYIVGVEEEPIEQVLQQLTQISQTPRQLLLWDIVTGWDDNGTDKGSVMGALSRITKTSENTTTIFVLRDIHFILKNSETEKNAPVIRAIKNLTRQLKRTRQTLILTSHILTIPPELQEEVTVIDFPLPNIEEIDYLIQQLIVPEKLNLNGLGKEQLIKACQGLSRARIRRVLAAALAAKGQVNETDIDRVLEEKKQAVKQTGILEFYTANESLKNVGGLENLKQWVRMRQDAFTEEARRYGIPNPKGVLLVGIQGTGKSLSAKTIAHEWRLPLLRLDVGRLFGGIVGESESRIRQMIQLAEAISPCVLWMDEVDKAFGNINSGTDGDSGTSRRVFGTLITWMQEKTSPVFMVATANNVQILPAELLRKGRFDEIFFLNLPTEKERHDIFKVHLQKIRPSRLREFDLQKLASHSENFSGAEIQQVIIDGMHRAFGSLVAGNRRDFSTEDILAAVSETVPLAAIAKEQITSLKRWAAEAGARTASIDTLLIEELKVYSQQQGLGPLEVD
- a CDS encoding DUF1257 domain-containing protein, whose amino-acid sequence is MSHFTTIKVQIKQGEVLLDVLQELGYQVEQNTNVRGYMGDKTNAEYVIKQSNGYDLGFRKNGESYELVADFWGAKINQQEFINNISQKYAHKTLMETIQTEGFNVEEEEVLADGTVRVLVGRWV
- a CDS encoding DUF2997 domain-containing protein, which encodes MAEYQKIEYRIGKDGKIVERVLNVTGSSCVETTKGLEKSLGQIESQELLPEYYEREENINIAESQSLKQQ
- a CDS encoding nucleotide exchange factor GrpE, with protein sequence MLEQINNIAFAVILVIIVYIILRILFPETNENKSINNQSAISPDTEQKIKDLEVQCQRLREELKQQSQQLQSDFQNETFTQLQTLLSNYPTVKKMALAKPELPAKNLVSLFTSLDNLITSWGYTVIGETWEQVNYNPQLHQADSDDIQEGELVYIRFIGYQDGDKVLYPAKVSRTLPSGYNQS
- a CDS encoding Hsp70 family protein, which produces MTTIAIDFGTSNTVISILEPDTQQPKSLRFPNLSRVFVGVTPQGERLEYPVIPSVVFIKSGNNIILGEGVRSQRLGLSQTYPPERLFKKFKRDLAGDYQPPAIQIDGIHYHAVSISELFIQTIWTEIQKQNIHPSHLIFTVPVGAFERYLDWFRDLGKKLNVPQVSIVDESTAAALGYAIKHPGKLILVVDFGGGTLDLSLVKTVTNADENNSLRAEVLAKSEAYVGGEDIDVWIVDDYLRSQNLTPEQVGKIGYQNLLEIAERLKIQLSKNQSVAESWFDDESFMSYELKINREKLEEILEYRQFLQQLRNTLDEVLASALRKGISKNDIEQVLLVGGSCLIPAVQQLIISYFGKAKVKLNKPFDAVSHGALAITQITEIDDFLRHSYAIRLWESYSRSYIYHPIFTKGTKYPCQSSQWLTLQTANNGQTEIRLDIGELADMTQTEIAFDAWGRMTSSTLQHQESYRSLDTQHQQVCVAKLNPPGEAGIDRISVLFEVDSRRTLLATVKDLLRGEMLVDRGEIYKLS
- a CDS encoding ISAs1 family transposase is translated as MCPSCAWVKRKDCKVLLQDSTLVDPDNKWLNLQSVGMVEYIQKINGKTQVETRYYISSLTNNAKLLGQSVRSHWGVENSLHWVLDVAFREDDCRIRKDNAPQNFAVLRHIAVNLLGKEKSQKLGIKSKQVCAGWDDEYLEKILECI
- a CDS encoding proline--tRNA ligase, with translation MRLSQMLFFTLRDDPADAEIPSHKLLLRAGYIRRIGSGIYAYLPLMWRVLQKVSQIVREEMNATGAQECLLPQLQPAELWQESGRWDTYTKAEGIMFSLVDRREQQLGLGPTHEEVITTVARDMIRSYRQLPVHLYQIQTKFRDEIRPRFGLMRGREFIMKDGYSFHADEESLQKTYQEMYTAYSNMLRRSGLAFRAVEADSGAIGGSGSTEFMVLAEAGEDEVLYTEDSKYAANVEKAVSLPADAEISPFTTYEKRETPGTETIDKVCNFLKCSPTQIVKNVLYQTVYDNGFTVLVLINIRSDQEINEVKLQNELTKLAPQFGAKTILTLTVPNAEAQATWQTKSLPLGYIAPDLSDDYIAESKQVNSQFVRLVDKTAVELKNFVTGANEAGFHVVGANWGEQFKLPALTVDIRKAKLGDRSLHDPTQTLQTARGIEAGHIFQLGTKYSQVMGATYTNEQGEEKPLVMGCYGVGVSRLAQSAVEQSYDKDGIIWPVAIAPYHAIITIPNIKDAQQIAVAEKLYTELNQAGIETLLDDRDERAGVKFKDADLIGIPFRIVTGRAITNGKVEVVKRATRESQEIAIDEVINTLQQWIKDAIAS
- a CDS encoding GerMN domain-containing protein, coding for MNNQQRTNGVSSGVIAAISAAVVVVSGGMAWFSAQTPNNSTPDNSSQTIKQPIKQSTTQQGNEQIASIYWLRSKENHLDLVPQPFKVAATQPNQVLEAAFKTLLAGRSEGTGSTTIPQGTQLLGLKAENNNIHVNLSEKFTTGGGSTSMMGRVGQVVYTATSLNPQAKVYIEVNGKLLEVLGGEGVELEQPLTRESFQKNYPL